The Paenibacillus sophorae genome has a segment encoding these proteins:
- a CDS encoding S8 family serine peptidase gives MIAFQSSLPADYETIVTKAGGRVLRAIPELGGLEAESDRQDFLSNLSGNSVIRAANREMVYKLDEDIAAADGQPVTDIPQDAETYWPYQWDIQRITNNGASYKLETGGTTNADGTVTHKAVVGVINTGIDAGHPDLKANFLGGMNFVPAGVDASEKGDPYDIKDREGHGTHVAGSIAANGKVKGVGPGLGIRSYRVFAAEGGAPTSWIAAAIVQASKDKVDVINMSIGGYDGISRYSYEGLKYSDVADMILWKRALQYAVSSNVTVVAAAGNEELNLNDSGAVVDYMNQTYGYLGLNFKSAVKEVPGTLPGVINVSSSNKNKWSTEKIAFYSNYGSTIDVAAPGGDNGPDYDASRNLDERDFHYRTLSTWPTYLEPYFTSNLTSYALLHGTSMAAPKVAGIAGVIKAAHPEYTPAQVQSLIKQSAKDLGKTGQDPLFGSGEASIYNALSR, from the coding sequence GTGATCGCGTTTCAATCTTCACTTCCGGCAGATTATGAAACGATTGTCACAAAAGCAGGCGGCAGAGTGCTGCGGGCCATTCCGGAATTGGGCGGCCTCGAAGCGGAATCCGACCGGCAGGACTTTCTTTCGAATCTTAGCGGTAATTCAGTGATACGAGCTGCCAACCGGGAAATGGTGTACAAGCTCGATGAAGACATCGCGGCCGCTGATGGTCAGCCGGTGACCGATATTCCGCAGGACGCCGAAACGTACTGGCCTTATCAGTGGGACATCCAGCGGATTACGAACAATGGGGCCTCCTACAAACTGGAAACGGGTGGCACGACGAACGCCGACGGAACAGTTACGCACAAAGCGGTTGTGGGCGTGATCAATACTGGAATCGATGCTGGACACCCTGACCTGAAGGCGAATTTCCTCGGGGGCATGAATTTTGTTCCGGCAGGCGTCGATGCCAGCGAGAAAGGCGATCCGTACGACATCAAGGACCGCGAAGGTCACGGCACCCATGTGGCAGGCTCCATAGCTGCAAACGGCAAGGTCAAGGGAGTAGGTCCCGGCCTCGGCATCCGGTCGTACCGCGTATTTGCGGCCGAAGGCGGAGCCCCGACCTCATGGATCGCAGCAGCAATCGTCCAGGCGTCTAAGGACAAGGTCGACGTCATTAACATGTCGATCGGGGGCTATGACGGTATTTCCAGGTATTCCTATGAAGGTCTCAAGTACAGCGATGTGGCGGATATGATCCTCTGGAAGCGAGCGCTGCAGTATGCCGTGAGCAGCAACGTGACGGTTGTCGCAGCAGCCGGCAACGAGGAACTGAACCTGAACGACTCGGGCGCCGTGGTCGACTATATGAACCAAACCTACGGCTACCTGGGCCTTAACTTTAAAAGCGCCGTGAAAGAAGTGCCGGGCACGCTGCCGGGCGTTATCAACGTGTCTTCATCAAATAAAAATAAATGGTCCACAGAGAAAATCGCTTTCTATTCCAACTACGGCAGCACGATCGACGTGGCTGCTCCTGGCGGTGACAACGGCCCGGACTACGATGCAAGCCGCAATCTTGACGAGAGGGATTTCCACTACCGTACGCTCAGCACATGGCCGACTTACCTGGAGCCTTACTTCACTTCGAACCTTACAAGCTATGCGCTTCTGCACGGAACATCGATGGCAGCTCCAAAGGTAGCGGGCATTGCTGGCGTCATCAAGGCAGCCCATCCGGAGTATACGCCGGCCCAGGTGCAATCGCTCATCAAGCAAAGCGCTAAAGATCTCGGGAAGACGGGTCAGGATCCACTGTTCGGCTCGGGTGAAGCAAGTATCTACAATGCATTGAGCCGATAA
- a CDS encoding MarR family winged helix-turn-helix transcriptional regulator translates to MNDSSERLEAINQLNRAIYTLLTVDGRLRGRATQIPGALSTPHARALKSLTDNGNLSIKELSLHTENRSSAVTQLVDGLEKNGYVERIRSTADRRTVTVSITPKGLEVFQERDAKIKKMQEEELTVFTPEEINTASEIIRRMSKIIDQL, encoded by the coding sequence ATGAATGATTCATCAGAACGTCTGGAGGCCATTAACCAATTGAACAGAGCCATATACACTTTATTAACTGTGGACGGTAGACTACGGGGGCGGGCAACTCAAATTCCCGGAGCTTTATCTACGCCTCATGCGAGAGCGTTGAAGTCGTTGACGGACAACGGAAATTTATCCATTAAAGAATTATCCCTGCATACGGAGAACAGATCTTCTGCCGTTACTCAGTTGGTAGATGGCTTGGAGAAAAATGGTTACGTTGAACGCATACGTTCAACCGCTGATCGCCGAACCGTAACGGTTAGTATAACGCCTAAAGGACTGGAGGTTTTCCAGGAAAGAGATGCAAAGATTAAAAAAATGCAAGAAGAGGAATTAACCGTGTTTACTCCTGAGGAAATTAATACGGCGTCTGAAATTATTAGAAGAATGAGCAAAATTATCGATCAGCTTTAA
- a CDS encoding ABC transporter substrate-binding protein yields MELSDAHFMRLATALQSPEFPDEPIRVTIEQLSSLLCCTPRNVKFILRRLEEKALISWKPGRGRGHASSLSFLRSSEEILEETFQELLAKGKMKEAIELIGAPEVSNLLRERLWAELNRQMGFHSEPERPSGQDVLRMMRNRHLERLDPAFVFTAFEAYIIGQVCNTLVSYEAASDSFLPGLAHTWEHSDNYTRWTFYLRKGVRFHHGKTLTAGDVKYTLERLFQVDSHSLWQYGDVVEVKTEGDYTICFYLSRSNLFFLHLAGSLYMSILPSDVSFSGIPVGTGPFRVANLNEDVLTLTAFDDYYGIRPLLDRVEIWFLPDKAGSDRHYELSGANTDEMMPWNQYNSSIDYPALGCRYIVFNLRREGVHHRKEIRQALRIVYDRVALIRELGGSRYTPADSLLPWISKERQVVEGQLKEAADLLRYAGYAGESIRLAYSPKKEESEEAEWLQKRCRAVGLNLVLHLLHPGRSAEDILQNADLLIGEEVLEDDWEWGMMNFYKNRRNYLHFLFNRPQTELLDRETENIFQLSTPDRVSCLLQAEQLARDNFWMLHGCHLNKRAKLSQSLLGLHTGSFGFLDISKLWVKSGDGGS; encoded by the coding sequence GTGGAACTGAGCGACGCCCATTTTATGCGGTTGGCAACCGCTCTGCAATCTCCCGAATTTCCGGATGAGCCGATTCGTGTGACAATTGAGCAATTGTCTAGCCTGCTCTGCTGCACTCCCCGCAACGTGAAGTTCATTCTGCGTCGGCTGGAGGAGAAAGCGCTGATATCTTGGAAGCCGGGCAGGGGGAGAGGCCATGCCTCATCGCTGAGCTTTTTGCGGAGTTCGGAAGAAATATTGGAAGAGACTTTTCAGGAGCTGCTAGCCAAAGGAAAAATGAAGGAAGCGATTGAGCTGATTGGAGCGCCCGAGGTGAGTAATCTCCTAAGAGAAAGGCTGTGGGCCGAGCTAAACCGGCAGATGGGCTTTCACAGCGAGCCGGAAAGACCGTCGGGACAGGACGTGCTGCGTATGATGCGGAACCGCCATTTGGAGAGGCTGGACCCGGCCTTTGTGTTTACGGCATTTGAAGCATACATAATTGGACAAGTCTGCAATACGCTGGTGAGCTATGAGGCCGCTAGCGACAGCTTCCTTCCGGGGCTTGCCCATACATGGGAGCACAGCGATAATTATACCCGCTGGACCTTTTATTTGCGGAAAGGGGTTCGCTTTCATCATGGGAAGACGTTGACGGCAGGTGATGTGAAATATACGCTGGAGCGGCTGTTTCAGGTGGACAGTCATTCCCTGTGGCAGTACGGGGATGTCGTGGAAGTGAAGACGGAGGGGGATTATACGATTTGCTTTTATCTAAGCCGTTCGAACCTGTTCTTTTTGCATTTAGCCGGAAGCCTGTACATGTCCATTCTGCCCAGCGACGTCAGCTTTTCGGGCATTCCAGTAGGTACCGGTCCTTTCCGTGTGGCCAATCTGAATGAAGATGTGCTTACGCTTACCGCATTTGATGACTATTACGGCATCCGGCCGCTGCTTGACAGAGTAGAGATATGGTTTCTTCCGGACAAAGCGGGCAGCGACCGCCATTACGAGCTTTCCGGCGCGAATACCGACGAGATGATGCCTTGGAACCAATATAACAGCAGCATCGACTACCCGGCGCTCGGCTGCCGGTATATCGTGTTCAATTTGCGGCGGGAAGGAGTCCATCACCGGAAGGAGATCCGCCAGGCTCTGCGCATTGTTTATGACCGGGTCGCCCTGATTCGTGAGCTGGGGGGAAGCCGCTATACGCCTGCGGACAGCTTATTGCCCTGGATTAGCAAAGAGCGGCAGGTAGTGGAGGGGCAGCTGAAGGAAGCTGCGGATCTTCTGCGCTATGCCGGATATGCCGGAGAATCGATTCGGTTGGCCTATTCACCCAAGAAGGAGGAAAGCGAGGAAGCCGAATGGCTGCAGAAGCGGTGCCGCGCCGTCGGCCTTAATCTCGTGCTGCATCTGCTGCATCCCGGCAGATCCGCGGAGGACATTTTGCAGAACGCCGATCTGCTCATTGGGGAAGAGGTGCTGGAAGATGACTGGGAATGGGGGATGATGAACTTTTATAAAAATCGGCGAAATTATCTCCATTTTCTGTTTAACCGTCCACAGACCGAGCTTCTGGACCGGGAAACGGAGAACATTTTTCAACTTTCTACACCAGACCGGGTCTCCTGCCTGCTTCAAGCGGAACAGCTTGCCCGGGACAATTTCTGGATGCTCCACGGCTGTCACCTGAATAAGCGAGCGAAGCTCAGCCAGAGCCTGCTCGGCCTGCATACCGGCTCGTTCGGGTTTCTGGATATATCGAAGCTGTGGGTAAAGAGCGGGGATGGGGGGAGTTAG
- a CDS encoding winged helix-turn-helix transcriptional regulator — translation MTQKKYNIPVEATLEIIGGKWKCVILCHLTHGKKRTSDLKRLMPAITQKMLTQQLRELEENGIVNRICYNQVPPKVEYELSEYGWSLKSILDSLCAWGERHIIKEYGDKFAVLEENILNKREEKVYSEPVF, via the coding sequence ATGACTCAAAAGAAATATAATATCCCAGTGGAAGCGACCCTTGAAATCATCGGCGGGAAGTGGAAATGTGTCATTCTATGCCACCTTACACATGGTAAGAAACGGACGAGTGACCTGAAACGCTTAATGCCGGCAATCACGCAAAAAATGCTGACCCAACAGCTTAGAGAATTGGAAGAGAACGGCATCGTCAACCGAATCTGCTATAATCAGGTTCCGCCTAAGGTGGAATATGAGCTGAGCGAGTACGGCTGGAGCCTCAAATCGATTCTGGATTCGCTCTGCGCGTGGGGAGAGAGACATATCATCAAAGAATACGGCGACAAATTCGCTGTACTGGAAGAAAATATTTTGAACAAGCGTGAGGAGAAAGTTTACAGCGAGCCCGTTTTCTAA
- a CDS encoding MDR family MFS transporter, with product MKQTLRYIHPLAWTIIIGTMFGRLVTSMSIPFLSIYLTKVLGASPTQTGLTIAVSSLAGVSISFYGGYISDIIGRKKVMLVSIFSWASVFVGFAVAGHLWVFLIVNTLNGLCRAVFEPTSRALLSDITPAEHKLLVFNLRYAAINLGVVFGPIIGLQLGSAKSTFPFLITAIVYIAYGLVLVLQFALHGKKLPARSVSKAPRLREAFAVTSRDRVFLPILLGTIFCVLGYGHFGSTLAQYLALNTHFADGGKAFSYMLSLNAITVLVVQYPVVRIARHLPPVVPLILGNVCVSAALILFGLAGGLPLLMFSVVLFTIGEVLLFTMMDMLIDRVAKPEWKGTYFGTIGFNGIGSVMAPILGGLLLSHLGPNHGPAIFIPLALMTAIGLPFLLTAHRRLTERERSSKIHTVEYNERIV from the coding sequence ATGAAACAAACGTTACGCTATATTCATCCCCTCGCATGGACCATCATTATCGGGACGATGTTCGGAAGGCTGGTCACCTCGATGAGCATCCCCTTTCTTTCCATTTACTTGACCAAAGTATTGGGCGCATCGCCGACGCAGACTGGGCTGACCATAGCCGTCAGTTCGCTGGCCGGAGTCTCGATATCCTTCTATGGCGGCTATATCTCGGACATTATCGGCCGCAAAAAGGTAATGCTGGTGTCGATTTTCAGCTGGGCCTCCGTGTTCGTCGGCTTCGCCGTGGCTGGACACCTGTGGGTGTTTCTGATTGTCAATACGCTTAACGGGTTATGCCGCGCCGTCTTCGAGCCAACCTCCCGGGCGCTGCTGTCGGATATTACTCCCGCAGAGCATAAGCTGCTGGTCTTTAATCTGCGTTATGCCGCAATAAATCTGGGTGTCGTCTTCGGTCCGATCATCGGCCTGCAGCTCGGTTCGGCAAAGTCGACCTTTCCCTTTCTGATCACAGCCATCGTCTATATCGCCTACGGACTCGTGCTCGTTCTGCAATTCGCACTCCATGGCAAGAAATTGCCGGCTCGTTCCGTATCCAAGGCCCCTCGGCTGCGCGAAGCTTTCGCTGTAACAAGCCGCGACCGCGTGTTTCTGCCGATCCTGCTCGGTACAATCTTTTGCGTGCTGGGTTACGGCCACTTCGGCTCGACACTGGCGCAGTATTTGGCGCTCAACACCCATTTTGCGGATGGCGGAAAAGCTTTCTCCTACATGCTGTCGCTAAATGCGATTACCGTGCTCGTTGTCCAATATCCCGTTGTGCGGATAGCCCGCCACCTCCCGCCGGTGGTCCCGCTGATCCTTGGCAATGTATGCGTCTCGGCAGCTTTGATTCTGTTCGGCCTGGCCGGCGGCCTGCCTCTGCTAATGTTCAGCGTCGTGCTGTTCACGATTGGCGAGGTGCTCTTGTTCACGATGATGGACATGCTGATTGACCGGGTCGCGAAGCCGGAATGGAAAGGGACCTACTTCGGGACTATCGGTTTCAACGGTATAGGCAGCGTCATGGCGCCGATACTCGGCGGTCTGCTTCTGAGCCATTTGGGTCCGAATCACGGACCCGCAATATTCATCCCGCTGGCACTTATGACCGCGATCGGTCTGCCCTTCCTCTTGACTGCGCACCGCCGTCTGACGGAGCGAGAACGTTCCTCTAAAATACATACGGTGGAATACAATGAGCGGATAGTGTGA
- a CDS encoding alpha/beta hydrolase, with protein MTQRAQSQSWILDIALSLGGFDALHPEGKATLEELGHNHRDFDKVFELVKSGVMLPKAWSTIASQAEERAEHYENEGFPATAKDLYQRAAVMWGRAQYSFFNDDPRKTLFRQRCNDCVATISRLSNQTIQRVELDFEGEKIFGILYLPEGNVSNAPAVILGPGMDMIKEDYIQIAQRYYTSCGMVALSIEGPGQGETVSNGLKVTLTNYQRAISRYIDFLEELPQVDKNRIGLFGVSMGAYWGLRGAAHDKRLQALATFMTGPGDLKKSFSKAQPSFKTNFMYMTGYTDEEKFDKEIAAQYSIWDLISKVTCPVLIGNGEFDELIPVEDVLALYELIEAPKEIRIYENEFHPLGGVAAEIFRYGAEWTERALNGGFTANTDNRYYVHTDGGVTEGSALPAWWRGAEPPEISSRKQSVGV; from the coding sequence ATGACGCAACGAGCACAATCACAAAGTTGGATTTTGGACATCGCGCTCTCTCTCGGTGGCTTTGATGCCCTTCATCCGGAAGGAAAAGCAACCCTTGAAGAGTTAGGTCACAATCACAGGGATTTTGATAAGGTGTTTGAATTAGTAAAGAGCGGTGTCATGCTCCCAAAAGCCTGGTCGACTATAGCGTCGCAAGCCGAAGAACGCGCGGAACATTATGAAAATGAAGGGTTCCCGGCAACCGCTAAAGATTTGTATCAACGGGCAGCAGTGATGTGGGGAAGAGCGCAATATTCTTTTTTCAACGATGATCCAAGAAAAACATTATTTCGCCAACGGTGTAACGATTGCGTCGCCACGATTTCAAGATTGAGCAATCAAACCATCCAACGGGTGGAGCTTGATTTTGAAGGTGAAAAAATCTTTGGCATTTTGTATCTGCCCGAAGGGAATGTTTCGAACGCTCCCGCGGTCATTCTTGGTCCCGGTATGGATATGATCAAAGAGGATTATATCCAGATCGCCCAACGCTATTATACGTCGTGCGGTATGGTTGCCTTGTCCATCGAGGGGCCTGGCCAAGGCGAAACGGTTTCAAACGGACTTAAGGTTACACTAACCAACTATCAGCGTGCTATCAGCCGATATATCGACTTTCTTGAGGAGCTTCCGCAGGTCGACAAAAATCGAATCGGTTTGTTCGGAGTCAGTATGGGAGCTTACTGGGGATTGCGGGGAGCTGCACACGATAAACGCCTGCAAGCACTGGCAACTTTCATGACCGGCCCCGGCGATTTGAAGAAGTCTTTCAGCAAAGCTCAACCCAGTTTCAAGACTAATTTCATGTATATGACTGGCTACACGGATGAAGAGAAATTTGATAAAGAAATTGCGGCTCAATACAGCATTTGGGATCTCATTTCGAAGGTCACTTGCCCGGTTTTGATCGGGAACGGCGAATTTGACGAGCTTATCCCTGTTGAAGATGTGCTTGCTCTTTATGAACTGATCGAGGCTCCCAAGGAAATTCGCATCTACGAGAACGAGTTCCATCCGCTTGGCGGCGTTGCAGCGGAAATTTTCCGTTATGGCGCGGAATGGACCGAGCGGGCATTGAACGGCGGATTTACAGCAAATACCGATAATCGTTATTACGTGCATACCGATGGAGGAGTGACCGAAGGATCGGCACTACCTGCTTGGTGGCGCGGAGCCGAACCACCCGAAATTTCATCACGGAAACAGTCGGTCGGAGTGTAG
- a CDS encoding MFS transporter → MDNNTGTVHESQTSYQSSVTVKTSAVKRTKSITGLVIGLCWFCIFFEGYDLGIYGPVLPILMKKWSLTAIEAGAIASYSLFGLLAGSIVVGAITDIIGRKKTLIFSLALFSIAMGISASATTPEMFAFSRVIVGLGIGGIIPSVATLSIEYSPVHRRSFNFVVTNTGITFGVIAAVLTALFFLDNLGWRILFWIGIAPVLVIPFIIKFLPESISFLLAKDRRDEAAAIANRFNLSLDTFEESKRKNTSQEAEKLQAFKSLLSKKYIGIIIIASMIYFLTFVMAYGLNTWLPKLMQQAGYPLTSSLVFMLVFNLTGVAGSLIGGEIADRIGSKWVLGVAYSLTAISIFLLSFKIESMFILYSLIGIAGIGVVATTGITIGLVSSYFSSENRATATGFTIGIGRIGAATGPVLGGLLLTQNVPLAWSFYTFAIVAVLAVLAVILIPKKSE, encoded by the coding sequence ATGGATAATAATACGGGAACGGTTCATGAGAGCCAAACGAGTTATCAATCCTCTGTAACCGTGAAGACTTCTGCTGTTAAACGTACGAAATCAATCACGGGTCTGGTCATTGGACTTTGCTGGTTCTGCATTTTTTTTGAAGGTTACGATCTCGGAATCTATGGACCCGTACTTCCAATATTAATGAAGAAATGGTCTTTAACCGCGATAGAGGCCGGTGCGATCGCAAGTTATTCTCTGTTTGGATTACTGGCAGGTTCAATTGTCGTAGGCGCAATCACAGATATCATTGGACGAAAAAAAACGTTAATTTTTTCGCTTGCGCTTTTTTCCATTGCGATGGGTATCTCCGCTTCTGCAACTACCCCCGAAATGTTCGCATTTTCCCGCGTCATTGTCGGCCTCGGAATCGGAGGCATCATTCCAAGCGTAGCGACGCTTTCAATCGAATACTCGCCAGTACATCGGCGTTCATTCAATTTTGTCGTTACAAATACCGGGATTACCTTCGGAGTCATTGCTGCTGTATTAACCGCCTTGTTTTTTCTGGATAATTTGGGATGGCGCATTTTGTTCTGGATCGGCATCGCTCCCGTGCTGGTTATTCCTTTCATTATCAAGTTTCTACCAGAGTCGATTAGCTTTCTGTTGGCGAAGGATAGAAGAGATGAGGCAGCAGCGATCGCTAATCGGTTTAACCTTTCTCTGGATACTTTTGAAGAAAGCAAAAGAAAGAATACCTCTCAAGAGGCGGAGAAATTACAAGCTTTTAAATCTTTGCTATCCAAGAAATATATAGGCATCATCATCATTGCATCCATGATTTACTTCCTCACTTTTGTAATGGCATACGGTTTAAATACATGGCTGCCTAAATTAATGCAGCAAGCCGGATACCCGCTTACATCTAGTCTTGTATTCATGTTGGTTTTTAACTTAACCGGGGTTGCAGGTTCTCTGATTGGAGGGGAAATTGCCGATCGTATTGGTTCAAAATGGGTCCTTGGCGTCGCCTATTCGCTAACTGCTATAAGCATTTTCTTGCTGAGCTTTAAAATAGAAAGCATGTTTATACTTTATAGTTTAATCGGAATTGCAGGGATTGGGGTGGTTGCAACGACAGGAATTACCATTGGGCTCGTCAGCTCGTATTTTTCTTCCGAAAATCGGGCGACCGCAACCGGATTTACGATTGGTATTGGGAGAATCGGAGCAGCAACGGGTCCGGTGCTAGGAGGGCTGCTCTTAACCCAAAATGTTCCATTGGCATGGAGCTTCTATACCTTTGCCATCGTTGCGGTCTTGGCCGTACTAGCCGTCATCTTGATTCCAAAGAAGTCGGAATAG
- a CDS encoding AbrB family transcriptional regulator produces the protein MQKRLRNNPNVRFTVTLLTGVIGGVLFMLLRLPIPWLLGPMMAALIGSNVTKGYFAWPPAVRNTGMIIVGYTIGLAMTATALKEISIELPSMLMMTSALIILCAGIAAVVARLSGIDYKTVLLGSIPGGLTQMIILAEETKGIDITVVTVIQVIRLMMIIISVPLLVFGPLSGLNGGGADAIPALASVHATWTGLFPDIIPFALVCVVCALAGSRVKFPTPYLLGPAIGTAVLQICGRSGPALPAVLLAAAQLMIGVYVGLLLKPANLKHKLRTILLAVGSSVLLITGAWFLSLLLRVNTDASPATALLSMAPGGMDQMSLIAHEVNADLPMVAGYQLFRTFFIFFAVPPLIKLFFRVGYRVKEEGQRQAERQAK, from the coding sequence ATGCAGAAACGATTGCGAAATAATCCGAACGTTAGATTCACTGTTACCCTGCTGACCGGCGTAATCGGAGGGGTCTTGTTCATGCTGCTGCGCCTGCCCATTCCTTGGCTGCTCGGACCTATGATGGCGGCGCTGATCGGTTCCAATGTGACAAAAGGTTATTTTGCCTGGCCGCCCGCGGTGAGGAATACGGGGATGATTATCGTCGGCTATACCATCGGACTCGCGATGACGGCTACGGCGCTAAAGGAGATCTCTATTGAGCTGCCCAGCATGCTTATGATGACCTCGGCGCTGATTATACTGTGTGCCGGGATAGCTGCCGTCGTAGCCAGGCTATCCGGTATCGACTACAAAACGGTGCTGCTCGGCAGCATTCCCGGCGGATTGACCCAAATGATTATTTTGGCGGAAGAGACCAAAGGAATCGACATCACGGTCGTGACGGTTATCCAAGTTATTCGGCTAATGATGATCATTATTTCCGTACCTTTGCTTGTATTTGGTCCGTTAAGCGGTTTGAACGGCGGTGGAGCGGATGCCATCCCGGCTTTGGCTTCGGTTCATGCGACCTGGACCGGCCTGTTTCCCGATATTATTCCTTTTGCTCTCGTGTGCGTGGTTTGCGCGTTAGCAGGCAGCAGGGTTAAATTTCCGACTCCTTATCTGCTTGGGCCTGCCATTGGTACAGCTGTTCTACAGATTTGCGGACGATCCGGACCGGCGCTTCCAGCTGTGCTCCTTGCTGCCGCGCAGCTCATGATCGGCGTTTATGTCGGACTTCTGCTGAAGCCGGCGAACCTGAAGCATAAGCTGCGAACTATTTTGCTGGCTGTAGGCAGCAGTGTGCTGCTGATTACGGGAGCATGGTTCTTAAGCCTGCTTCTTAGAGTAAATACTGACGCCTCCCCGGCGACCGCGCTGCTGAGCATGGCTCCCGGCGGCATGGATCAAATGAGTCTGATCGCCCATGAAGTGAACGCGGATCTGCCGATGGTGGCGGGATACCAGTTGTTCCGGACTTTTTTTATCTTCTTCGCCGTTCCTCCCTTGATAAAGCTGTTCTTCCGGGTTGGATACCGGGTAAAAGAAGAAGGACAGCGGCAGGCTGAGAGGCAGGCGAAATAA
- a CDS encoding cysteine hydrolase family protein, whose translation MNQALVIIDAQQELIEGKDGEQRVFNKDGLLNNINAVIEKASEMGHLVVFVRDLDVAEGKGEGFEIHQSIKVPVDAIVFDKKATNSFYATPLLEALKAKQVGHLIIMGCKTEHCIDTAVRAATVKGFDVTLVEDGHSTTDNAIISAEQIIKHHNRILHGHYNVDHFSMVRKTEDDLFQPPHDNYR comes from the coding sequence TTGAACCAAGCATTAGTGATTATTGATGCACAACAAGAGCTGATTGAAGGTAAAGATGGTGAGCAACGTGTATTCAATAAAGATGGTCTACTCAACAATATTAATGCAGTTATAGAAAAAGCTTCGGAGATGGGCCACTTAGTAGTATTCGTCCGAGATCTAGATGTTGCAGAGGGTAAAGGCGAGGGCTTCGAAATTCATCAGTCAATCAAAGTACCCGTCGACGCTATAGTTTTTGATAAAAAAGCGACCAATTCCTTTTATGCCACCCCATTACTGGAGGCGCTCAAAGCTAAACAAGTCGGACATCTGATCATTATGGGATGCAAAACAGAGCACTGCATTGATACGGCTGTTAGAGCCGCTACCGTAAAAGGTTTTGATGTTACCCTGGTCGAAGATGGGCATTCAACAACGGATAACGCTATCATATCGGCCGAACAAATAATTAAACATCATAACCGAATCCTGCACGGTCACTATAATGTGGACCATTTTTCTATGGTGAGAAAGACCGAAGATGATTTATTCCAGCCGCCCCACGACAATTATAGGTAA
- a CDS encoding RrF2 family transcriptional regulator, whose amino-acid sequence MAQVKRFGYGLQALIILASVEEQYSSAEMAEQIRCEPTALRKILSRMTDSGIIEVKQGRGGGYRLAKRPESITLVEVYRSVHEEEPLWDGMLETTENSLLGNKVRGSFDKLMTDIQLQVTRVLESYTLADMME is encoded by the coding sequence ATGGCTCAAGTTAAAAGATTCGGTTACGGCCTTCAAGCTTTGATTATCCTCGCCTCGGTGGAAGAACAATATTCAAGCGCCGAGATGGCCGAGCAAATTCGCTGCGAACCGACGGCGCTGCGCAAAATCCTGTCTCGTATGACTGATTCGGGGATCATCGAAGTGAAACAGGGCAGGGGAGGCGGCTACCGGCTGGCCAAACGCCCGGAATCAATCACTCTGGTTGAGGTCTACCGTTCCGTTCATGAAGAAGAGCCGCTGTGGGACGGGATGCTGGAGACAACCGAGAACAGCCTGCTCGGGAACAAGGTCCGGGGTTCCTTTGACAAACTAATGACCGATATTCAACTCCAGGTTACCCGCGTGCTGGAATCCTACACGTTGGCGGATATGATGGAGTGA
- a CDS encoding TetR/AcrR family transcriptional regulator, translated as MTKRQERQERERDEMRQAILDAAGLIAAEEGLERLSIRKIAKHIEYSPGIIYHYFAGKEAIIEQLLKHGYLEMVSDLNAVSAKETQPEFVFAQTMRRFIETSLADGVRYRDIMLNESPSVLSHTAVLFRGAASQREALSLLFRLLRSFGHLKEKDDDYLERTAQVIWSGAFGLILRLTVEKDLPVEQKERLISHYLDTTLIMVGHL; from the coding sequence ATGACGAAACGCCAAGAGCGGCAAGAGCGAGAGCGGGATGAGATGCGGCAGGCGATTTTGGATGCGGCAGGCCTCATCGCGGCGGAGGAGGGACTGGAGCGCTTATCCATCCGGAAGATTGCGAAACACATCGAATATTCGCCGGGCATTATTTATCATTATTTTGCAGGCAAGGAAGCCATTATTGAACAGCTCCTGAAGCACGGCTATTTAGAGATGGTTTCGGACCTGAATGCTGTCAGTGCCAAGGAGACACAGCCGGAGTTTGTATTCGCGCAGACGATGCGGCGTTTTATTGAGACTTCGCTTGCGGACGGCGTCCGTTACCGGGACATTATGCTTAACGAATCTCCTTCCGTTCTGTCCCATACTGCGGTGCTGTTTCGCGGGGCTGCATCGCAGCGAGAGGCGCTAAGCTTGCTCTTCCGGCTGCTCCGCAGCTTCGGGCATCTGAAAGAGAAGGATGACGATTATTTGGAGCGGACGGCCCAAGTGATATGGAGCGGGGCGTTCGGGCTGATCCTGCGTCTGACGGTGGAGAAGGACCTTCCCGTGGAACAGAAAGAACGGTTAATCAGTCATTATCTGGACACGACGCTGATTATGGTCGGCCATTTATAA